The Sulfurihydrogenibium sp. YO3AOP1 genome has a window encoding:
- a CDS encoding proline--tRNA ligase: protein MLASKFFMPTLKENPSDAVVPSHIYLVRGGFIRSLSAGIYEYLPLGLKVLRKIENIIRKHMDDSGALEVLLPILTPAELWKETGRWHVYGKELFRLKDRKDAEFALGPTHEETITDLVRKNVRSYKDLPLNFYQIQTKFRDEARPRYGLIRGREFIMKDGYSFDVSEEDAKKTYEVMKEAYHKIFKELGLDYLMVEADVGAIGGKFSHEFVVKVPSGEAHIVYCEKCGYAANVEAAKFHHHKLPPEEPKPIEKVYTPDIKSVEDVANFLNVPLTKLVKTLIYKIDDKDFVAVLIRGDRELNETKLANLFKAIDVRMATKEELESLGIPEGFVGPIGLNLPIYADFSLKELYNIVVGANEKDYHYINANIDRDFKVSGFYDLATAKEGDPCPVCHLPLKETTGLEVGHIFLLGTKYSESMKAYFVDKDGKEKSIIMGCYGIGVSRLISAIVEQYHDDKGIIWPENLAPFNVHILVLNPKDQESLNVGFDIYKKLKEKGLDVLLDERDESAGAKFKDADLIGIPHRIVIGKALKEGKVEYQKRDGSIKELVDVKLIINKLMDGYHG from the coding sequence AGTTTATCAGCTGGAATATACGAATACTTACCACTTGGATTAAAAGTTTTAAGAAAAATAGAGAATATAATCAGAAAACATATGGATGATTCAGGAGCCTTAGAGGTATTACTGCCAATTCTTACACCTGCTGAACTTTGGAAAGAAACAGGAAGATGGCATGTATACGGAAAAGAGCTTTTTAGATTAAAAGACAGAAAAGATGCAGAATTTGCCCTTGGTCCAACTCATGAAGAAACAATTACAGATTTAGTAAGGAAGAATGTTAGGTCTTACAAAGATTTACCGCTAAACTTTTATCAAATACAGACAAAGTTTAGAGATGAAGCAAGGCCAAGATATGGTTTGATAAGAGGAAGAGAGTTTATCATGAAAGACGGATACTCTTTTGATGTTTCAGAAGAAGACGCAAAAAAGACTTATGAAGTAATGAAAGAAGCATATCATAAAATATTTAAAGAGCTTGGGCTTGATTATCTCATGGTAGAGGCTGATGTTGGAGCTATTGGTGGAAAGTTTTCCCATGAGTTTGTAGTAAAAGTTCCATCAGGTGAGGCACATATTGTATACTGTGAAAAGTGTGGATATGCTGCAAACGTTGAAGCTGCAAAATTTCATCATCATAAACTACCACCAGAAGAGCCAAAACCAATAGAAAAAGTCTATACTCCTGACATAAAATCGGTAGAAGATGTTGCTAACTTTTTAAACGTTCCATTAACAAAGCTTGTTAAGACACTAATATACAAAATAGATGATAAAGATTTTGTAGCTGTTTTAATAAGAGGTGATAGAGAGCTTAATGAAACAAAATTAGCAAACCTATTTAAAGCTATTGACGTTAGAATGGCGACAAAGGAAGAGTTAGAAAGTCTTGGAATTCCAGAAGGTTTTGTAGGTCCTATTGGTTTAAATCTTCCAATTTATGCCGATTTTTCTCTTAAAGAGCTTTATAACATAGTTGTAGGAGCAAATGAAAAAGATTATCATTACATCAATGCAAATATTGATAGAGATTTTAAAGTCAGCGGTTTTTATGACCTTGCAACTGCAAAAGAAGGCGACCCTTGCCCTGTATGCCACTTGCCATTAAAAGAGACAACAGGATTAGAAGTTGGTCATATATTCCTGCTTGGAACGAAGTACTCTGAAAGCATGAAAGCTTACTTTGTAGATAAAGACGGAAAAGAAAAGTCAATCATAATGGGTTGCTATGGTATTGGCGTAAGTAGATTAATATCTGCAATAGTTGAGCAGTATCATGATGATAAAGGGATAATTTGGCCTGAAAACTTAGCACCGTTTAATGTTCATATTCTTGTTTTAAATCCAAAAGACCAAGAGAGTTTAAACGTAGGATTTGATATATACAAAAAGTTAAAAGAAAAAGGTTTGGATGTATTACTTGATGAAAGAGACGAATCTGCGGGAGCTAAATTTAAAGATGCCGACCTAATCGGAATTCCGCATAGAATAGTCATAGGAAAAGCTTTAAAAGAAGGCAAGGTAGAGTATCAAAAAAGAGATGGTAGTATTAAAGAGTTGGTTGATGTAAAATTAATAATCAATAAATTGATGGATGGATATCATGGATGA
- a CDS encoding GAF domain-containing protein, whose translation MDEDEILQIERICEEIFSIDNIEEFITNLTENIRQILNAERCTLFLYDKYDNSLKSVVYQANLNEKVTIPLNIDSIAGFSFLNDRSIIINDVNDKKELKSIDDNLTYHECWKNVDVPRTKTMISVPIKIKNDKIGVLVAVNKFPNFTQDDVNKAEKISRILGLGMKNLIHKNEMAELLNLNCEIINNINEGIILTDFNDNIIGINDKLIEMMGYRMKKEEMINKNIFEIFPILKDGLEKIEISKEKFLIQEIISGVLKIKIVPVVLNHLFEKSLKKIIYIIEY comes from the coding sequence ATGGATGAAGATGAAATTTTACAAATTGAACGCATATGTGAAGAGATTTTTAGTATAGATAATATTGAAGAGTTTATTACTAATTTAACAGAGAATATAAGGCAGATTTTAAATGCAGAAAGGTGTACTTTATTTTTATACGATAAGTATGATAATTCGTTGAAATCTGTAGTTTATCAAGCAAACTTAAATGAAAAAGTAACTATACCTTTAAATATAGATTCTATTGCTGGTTTTTCCTTTTTAAATGACAGATCGATAATTATAAATGACGTAAATGATAAAAAGGAGCTTAAATCTATAGATGATAATTTAACATATCATGAATGTTGGAAAAATGTTGACGTGCCAAGAACTAAAACTATGATTTCAGTGCCTATTAAAATAAAAAACGATAAAATTGGCGTTTTGGTTGCTGTAAACAAATTTCCAAATTTTACGCAAGACGATGTAAATAAAGCCGAAAAAATCTCGAGAATCTTAGGATTAGGAATGAAAAATTTAATCCATAAAAACGAGATGGCAGAATTATTAAATCTTAACTGCGAAATTATTAATAATATAAATGAGGGTATAATTTTAACAGATTTTAACGATAATATAATTGGCATAAATGACAAACTTATTGAAATGATGGGTTATAGAATGAAAAAAGAAGAAATGATAAATAAGAATATTTTCGAAATTTTTCCAATTTTAAAAGATGGGCTTGAAAAAATAGAAATTAGCAAAGAGAAATTTTTAATTCAAGAAATAATAAGTGGAGTTTTAAAAATAAAAATAGTTCCTGTTGTGTTAAATCATCTTTTTGAAAAGTCTTTAAAAAAAATAATATACATTATAGAGTATTAA
- a CDS encoding GspE/PulE family protein produces MEFIIRKKKIDKSFTDLIIERLGLSLEELKEYQDIASSKRKNLLEILVENGYSDEEIAKIKAEYFGYTYDRLTNYIPEEYLLNIFDKNFLKNRLILPISLKDNVLIVAMVEPSDIITLNEMVEILKKNGYSVGEISIIVTTKNQLLEKIDSLFEEKAKLSKILQTLEKTTETTIYKDFSNELKEVTETSSPIIALANQIIEDAYKKGASDIHIQPTENNLRIRFRIDGDLNDYLVLPKYTADAIIARYKIMANMKLDEKRLPQDSRINYNYYNPSINIDLRVSTIPSVYGEDLVMRILDKSNVILDLNKLGFSDEYLSLYRDSILKPYGIILHVGPTGSGKTTTLYSALKEIDKPDIKVLTVEDPVEYQLGGSIVQTNINPAAGYTFAKAIRSFLRHDPDVILVGEIRDLETAKTAVEASLTGHLVFSTLHTNDSVSTITRLEEMGVETYLLADSLLLICAQRLVKKICPHCKEEYKATKKEKIILENAGMEFEENLTLYKGAGCSVCNFTGYKGRTGIHELLKIDDVLKSMIIDKASTEDMKKYALGHGMKTLRQDGLLKALKGITTIEEVVKSTLE; encoded by the coding sequence ATGGAATTCATCATAAGAAAAAAGAAAATAGATAAAAGTTTTACTGATTTAATAATAGAAAGATTAGGTTTAAGCTTAGAAGAATTAAAAGAATATCAAGATATTGCATCGTCTAAAAGAAAAAATCTTTTGGAAATATTGGTTGAAAATGGATATTCAGATGAAGAAATAGCTAAAATAAAAGCAGAATATTTTGGCTATACTTATGACAGATTGACAAATTATATACCTGAAGAGTATCTTCTAAATATCTTCGATAAAAATTTCTTAAAAAATAGGCTTATTTTACCTATAAGTTTAAAAGATAATGTTTTAATAGTTGCAATGGTTGAGCCATCAGATATAATAACATTGAACGAAATGGTTGAAATTCTAAAGAAAAATGGTTATAGTGTTGGGGAGATATCGATAATAGTCACAACAAAAAACCAACTATTGGAAAAAATAGACTCTCTATTTGAAGAAAAAGCTAAATTATCAAAAATTTTACAAACGTTAGAAAAAACAACCGAGACAACAATCTATAAAGATTTTTCTAACGAATTAAAAGAAGTTACAGAAACCAGTTCACCTATAATAGCTCTTGCAAATCAAATTATTGAAGATGCTTATAAAAAGGGTGCAAGCGATATTCATATACAACCAACGGAGAATAATTTAAGGATTAGGTTTAGAATAGACGGAGATTTAAATGATTATTTAGTTTTACCAAAATACACAGCGGATGCAATTATAGCTCGCTATAAAATTATGGCAAATATGAAATTAGATGAAAAAAGATTGCCACAAGATTCAAGGATTAATTATAACTATTATAATCCATCTATAAACATAGATCTTCGTGTTTCTACCATTCCATCCGTTTATGGTGAAGACCTTGTAATGAGGATTTTAGACAAATCTAATGTAATTTTAGATTTAAATAAATTGGGATTTTCTGATGAGTATCTAAGTTTATACAGAGATAGTATTTTAAAACCCTATGGAATTATTTTGCATGTGGGTCCTACTGGTTCTGGAAAAACGACTACTCTTTACTCTGCATTAAAAGAGATAGATAAACCAGATATTAAGGTTTTGACCGTTGAAGATCCTGTTGAATACCAACTTGGAGGTTCAATTGTTCAAACAAACATAAATCCAGCAGCAGGATATACTTTTGCAAAAGCAATTCGTTCATTTTTAAGACACGATCCAGATGTTATACTTGTAGGTGAAATTAGAGATTTAGAAACAGCAAAAACAGCTGTCGAAGCATCTTTAACTGGTCATCTTGTTTTTTCAACCTTACATACAAACGATTCTGTTAGCACGATAACTCGCCTTGAGGAAATGGGTGTTGAAACTTACTTACTTGCTGATTCTTTATTATTAATCTGTGCTCAAAGATTAGTAAAGAAAATATGTCCGCATTGTAAAGAAGAATATAAAGCAACAAAAAAAGAGAAAATTATATTAGAAAATGCTGGTATGGAATTTGAAGAGAATTTAACTTTATATAAAGGTGCAGGATGTAGTGTTTGCAATTTTACTGGGTATAAAGGAAGAACTGGAATACATGAATTATTGAAAATCGATGATGTATTAAAATCAATGATTATAGACAAAGCTTCTACGGAAGATATGAAAAAATATGCACTTGGACATGGGATGAAAACCTTGAGACAGGATGGTTTATTAAAAGCCTTAAAAGGAATTACTACTATAGAGGAAGTTGTAAAAAGTACATTGGAATAA
- a CDS encoding hotdog domain-containing protein — translation MNIKTHNKINPKLSGEVIELAEGKTATVRLETNEDMLADDKGLIHGGFIFSAADYCTMITINHPNVVLGSAEVKFIKPLKIGETAFFKSEVLNTEGKKVLVKVDGFKNEDKFFEGTFKCYVLDKHVLEP, via the coding sequence ATGAATATTAAAACGCATAACAAAATAAATCCTAAACTTTCCGGAGAGGTTATAGAGCTTGCTGAAGGAAAAACTGCAACGGTCAGATTAGAAACAAACGAAGATATGCTTGCCGATGATAAAGGATTGATTCATGGAGGTTTTATATTTTCAGCGGCAGATTATTGTACAATGATTACAATTAACCATCCAAACGTTGTTTTAGGAAGTGCTGAAGTAAAGTTTATAAAGCCATTAAAGATAGGAGAAACAGCCTTTTTCAAAAGTGAGGTTTTAAACACTGAAGGTAAAAAAGTTTTAGTTAAAGTAGATGGTTTTAAAAATGAAGATAAATTTTTTGAAGGAACTTTTAAATGTTATGTTTTAGATAAACATGTTTTAGAGCCATGA
- a CDS encoding 6-carboxyhexanoate--CoA ligase produces the protein MKFYSVKMRASLNDRHVSGGERITTEESIQKVVSELLTRPKEFDFVNIKIEKINNIKFIEKSLDIKTINVKNHKEGNEIALKLLEEVGIDREIAKAYIDLLHTGANPDRENMRGAMIITRSGKRVEKDRYRGVRTTNVDFLHREEVKKILLEKKYTERTLDALALSTKNLNHLDIIAEYCISDQPDYTTGYVAVNNTYYRINPLKEYSNPKGGRIYFVKDDTDIEELYKYLQEESFLIKEVGSLE, from the coding sequence ATGAAGTTTTATAGTGTAAAGATGAGAGCATCGCTTAACGATAGACATGTATCAGGTGGAGAAAGAATAACAACTGAAGAAAGCATTCAAAAAGTAGTTTCAGAGCTTTTGACAAGGCCCAAAGAGTTTGATTTTGTCAATATAAAAATAGAAAAAATTAATAATATTAAGTTTATCGAGAAATCTCTTGATATAAAGACGATCAATGTAAAAAATCATAAAGAAGGGAATGAAATTGCATTAAAATTACTTGAAGAGGTCGGGATTGATAGAGAAATTGCTAAAGCGTATATAGATTTATTACATACAGGAGCAAATCCTGATAGAGAAAACATGAGAGGAGCAATGATTATAACAAGGTCAGGCAAAAGAGTAGAAAAAGACAGATACAGAGGAGTTAGAACTACAAACGTAGATTTTTTACACCGTGAAGAAGTCAAAAAAATACTGTTAGAAAAAAAATATACAGAAAGAACCTTAGATGCCTTAGCATTATCAACAAAAAACCTAAACCATCTGGATATAATAGCTGAATACTGTATATCAGACCAACCAGACTATACAACCGGCTACGTTGCAGTTAATAATACATATTATAGAATCAATCCGTTGAAAGAATATTCAAATCCAAAAGGTGGTAGAATATACTTTGTAAAAGATGATACCGATATTGAAGAGCTTTATAAATATTTACAGGAAGAAAGCTTTTTGATTAAAGAGGTTGGAAGTTTAGAATGA
- a CDS encoding alpha/beta fold hydrolase, which yields MKAVFIHGWGFSKEIFKDYYYLDNSLFLDLPFHGDLQDFEKNNIFEDYVNYVSNMINEKTTLIGWSLGGSVAFLTALKNPFIEKLVLIGFSPKFNNSLLGSDPKAIKAFMLNLNNDFENTIYQFRKTATGGEFREIPLPEKEGSKELLKEYINLDLTEKLHLVDIPTYIIQGDKDSIVNPNSAIYCHEKINNSQLILLDSNHAPFLERDIFQYIDD from the coding sequence ATGAAAGCCGTATTTATCCATGGATGGGGGTTTAGTAAAGAGATATTTAAAGATTACTACTATTTAGATAATAGTTTGTTTTTAGATTTGCCATTTCATGGGGACTTACAAGATTTTGAGAAAAATAATATTTTTGAAGATTATGTTAACTATGTTTCAAACATGATAAATGAAAAAACTACGCTTATTGGTTGGTCTCTTGGTGGCTCTGTTGCGTTTTTAACAGCTTTAAAAAATCCATTTATAGAAAAGCTTGTTTTAATAGGCTTTAGTCCAAAGTTTAATAACAGTCTTCTTGGTAGTGATCCAAAAGCCATTAAAGCCTTTATGCTGAATCTAAACAATGATTTTGAAAATACAATATATCAGTTTAGAAAAACAGCTACGGGTGGAGAGTTTAGAGAGATTCCATTACCTGAAAAAGAGGGAAGTAAAGAACTTTTAAAAGAATACATAAATTTAGACTTAACAGAAAAACTTCATCTTGTTGACATTCCAACTTACATAATCCAAGGAGATAAAGACTCAATAGTAAATCCAAATTCTGCTATATACTGCCATGAAAAAATCAATAATAGTCAACTTATTTTATTAGACTCAAATCATGCACCATTTTTAGAAAGGGATATTTTCCAGTACATTGATGATTAA
- a CDS encoding methyltransferase domain-containing protein: MIKKRISQSFSKSFRTYQNKAIIQKQTATILSKMAEDITGLGIDLGCGTGFLYESLRKKMIGVDISLKMLEIYKSKNPLAIAGDIEKLPFKNNVFDFAVSNFSLHWTDLKISLKEISKVLKQNGIFCFCMPIEGSLKIVENILGKRNYDFYSEKEAIEILSGYFEIIISFHKEFRLEFKNGLELLNHLHETGSAVGKEGLSLGEKKRIFEKFKNYNKTAVLNFNVLFVKALKRE, from the coding sequence ATGATTAAAAAAAGAATCAGTCAATCTTTTTCAAAATCTTTCAGGACTTATCAAAATAAAGCAATCATACAGAAACAAACAGCTACCATACTGTCCAAAATGGCTGAGGATATAACCGGATTGGGTATAGATTTAGGCTGTGGAACAGGTTTTTTATACGAGAGTTTAAGAAAAAAAATGATAGGCGTTGATATATCTTTAAAGATGTTAGAAATCTACAAATCAAAAAATCCTTTGGCAATCGCAGGAGATATAGAAAAACTGCCATTTAAAAATAATGTATTTGATTTTGCAGTTTCTAATTTTAGTCTACATTGGACAGATTTAAAGATAAGTTTAAAAGAGATTAGCAAAGTCTTAAAACAAAATGGCATTTTTTGCTTTTGCATGCCAATTGAAGGAAGTTTAAAAATCGTTGAGAATATCTTAGGAAAAAGAAATTATGATTTTTACTCTGAAAAAGAAGCTATAGAAATACTCAGTGGATATTTTGAAATAATTATTTCATTCCATAAAGAGTTTAGACTTGAATTTAAAAATGGGTTAGAGCTATTAAATCATCTTCACGAAACAGGTTCAGCGGTTGGTAAAGAGGGTTTAAGCTTGGGTGAAAAAAAGAGAATTTTTGAAAAATTTAAAAATTACAATAAAACAGCGGTGCTGAATTTTAATGTATTGTTTGTTAAAGCTTTAAAGAGAGAATAA
- a CDS encoding copper resistance system multicopper oxidase translates to MFSRREILKLGFLSTLGLSFDAFSVVRDLKILDFKEDDEKLEYTLVIRKEKVKVGSREGTGVLVNGQLPGPLLTFKEGKEVIIHVINEMDEPTSIHWHGILVPNNMDGVPGLVFPGIMPKSKFTYRFPVVQYGTYWYHSHSLMQEQTGLYGPIICKSEKDDSIKADREYIVLLSDWTDESPHDILKKLKKHPGYYNYQKRTIKDFIEDAKTKGFLNTVNERLMWAQMRMDSRDIADVTGATYTYLMNGQTTEENPTFLFKVGEKVRLRFINASSGTYFDVRIPGLKMTVVQADGQNIYPVDVDEIRLAIAETYDVIVEPKEDKAYAIYAESMDRSSFVSGTLATRYGLKPKLPEKRPVPELTMEDMGHHHHHNHGHHHHEEGYKMMLNVKDNPFGVDADMIIENPRQMLEDPGVGLRNQKHKVLNYSDLVSLEKYPLREPDRIIEVHLVGNMERFIWKMYTYDGKNLTSKFEEPIDLKYGELVRFAIINHTMMNHPIHLHGMWLYLDNGGDKYNPRKHTINVKPGEVVFADVIADAVGNWAFHCHVLYHMDSGMFRVVRVR, encoded by the coding sequence ATGTTTAGTAGAAGAGAAATTTTAAAACTGGGCTTTCTATCAACCTTAGGATTAAGCTTTGATGCTTTTTCTGTGGTTAGAGATTTAAAAATCCTTGATTTTAAAGAAGATGATGAAAAATTAGAATATACATTAGTTATAAGGAAAGAAAAAGTTAAAGTAGGAAGTAGAGAAGGAACAGGCGTTTTAGTAAATGGTCAGCTACCGGGACCTTTGTTAACATTTAAAGAAGGAAAGGAAGTTATAATACATGTAATAAATGAAATGGACGAACCAACTTCTATACATTGGCATGGTATTTTAGTACCAAATAATATGGATGGTGTCCCTGGATTGGTATTTCCCGGTATAATGCCAAAAAGCAAATTTACTTACCGCTTTCCTGTCGTTCAATATGGTACTTACTGGTATCATTCACATTCTTTAATGCAAGAACAAACAGGTTTGTATGGACCCATTATATGTAAATCCGAAAAAGACGATAGCATAAAGGCAGATAGAGAGTATATAGTACTTTTATCAGATTGGACAGATGAAAGTCCACACGACATATTAAAAAAGCTTAAAAAACATCCGGGATATTATAATTATCAAAAAAGGACAATAAAAGATTTTATAGAAGATGCAAAAACCAAAGGATTTTTAAACACAGTTAATGAAAGGCTCATGTGGGCGCAAATGAGAATGGATTCAAGAGATATAGCAGATGTAACGGGTGCAACTTATACGTATCTAATGAATGGGCAAACAACAGAAGAAAATCCAACATTTTTATTCAAAGTTGGAGAAAAGGTCAGACTTAGATTTATAAACGCATCATCCGGAACATATTTTGATGTAAGAATTCCGGGGCTAAAAATGACAGTTGTTCAAGCCGATGGTCAAAATATCTATCCTGTTGATGTTGATGAAATAAGATTAGCTATAGCTGAAACTTATGATGTAATTGTAGAACCAAAAGAAGACAAAGCCTATGCAATCTATGCAGAATCAATGGATAGAAGCAGTTTTGTGAGTGGAACCCTTGCAACCCGTTATGGTCTAAAACCAAAACTGCCGGAAAAAAGACCAGTTCCTGAACTTACTATGGAAGACATGGGACATCACCATCATCATAATCATGGACATCATCATCATGAAGAAGGTTATAAAATGATGTTAAATGTTAAGGACAATCCTTTTGGCGTTGATGCTGATATGATAATAGAAAATCCAAGACAAATGCTTGAAGACCCGGGCGTTGGTTTAAGAAATCAAAAACATAAAGTTTTGAATTATTCAGATTTAGTAAGTTTAGAAAAATATCCCCTAAGAGAGCCGGATAGAATTATAGAAGTTCATTTAGTTGGAAATATGGAAAGGTTTATATGGAAGATGTACACATACGACGGTAAAAATCTTACATCAAAGTTTGAAGAACCTATAGATTTAAAATATGGAGAATTAGTAAGATTTGCAATCATTAACCATACAATGATGAACCACCCAATTCACCTTCATGGTATGTGGTTGTATTTAGATAATGGTGGAGATAAATATAATCCAAGAAAGCATACTATAAACGTTAAACCCGGAGAGGTAGTCTTTGCAGATGTTATAGCTGATGCAGTTGGTAATTGGGCTTTTCATTGCCATGTGTTGTATCATATGGATTCCGGTATGTTTAGGGTGGTTAGAGTCAGATGA
- a CDS encoding copper resistance protein B, giving the protein MKKTISFFSLFFIFLKAFSQEHHNEEIKNPMHPMNFGSIIFDRLEYIEKGKSLGYKITGFYGGDYNKLWLELEGKDYLKNSKGEIERADLLYGKAVSSFWDVRFGVGYAGDYNKGRKSVVLGLKGLAPYWFEVDSNIYLTEKGEVYLRFKAENDLLFTQRLILQPHFETILSNKKIENLELGSGLSKVSFSLRLRYELKREFAPYIGVSFDRFFGQTKELSHKSNESSFLIGIRMWF; this is encoded by the coding sequence ATGAAAAAAACGATTTCATTTTTTAGTTTATTTTTTATTTTTCTAAAAGCATTCTCTCAGGAACATCATAATGAAGAGATAAAAAATCCTATGCATCCTATGAACTTTGGAAGTATTATCTTTGATAGACTTGAATACATTGAAAAAGGTAAATCCTTAGGTTATAAAATCACTGGCTTCTACGGCGGAGACTACAACAAACTATGGCTTGAACTTGAAGGTAAAGATTACTTAAAAAACAGTAAAGGCGAGATTGAACGAGCTGATTTGTTATACGGTAAAGCCGTTTCAAGCTTTTGGGATGTAAGGTTCGGTGTTGGTTATGCTGGTGATTACAATAAAGGAAGAAAATCGGTAGTTTTAGGCTTAAAAGGACTTGCTCCTTATTGGTTTGAAGTAGATTCAAACATCTATCTAACAGAAAAAGGGGAAGTATATTTAAGATTTAAAGCAGAAAATGATTTGCTATTTACTCAACGATTGATTTTACAACCCCATTTTGAGACAATATTAAGTAATAAAAAAATAGAAAACCTTGAACTTGGAAGTGGATTAAGCAAGGTGTCATTTTCTTTAAGGCTAAGGTATGAATTAAAAAGAGAATTTGCACCATATATTGGCGTATCTTTTGACAGATTCTTCGGTCAGACTAAAGAGCTGAGTCATAAAAGTAATGAATCAAGCTTTTTGATTGGAATAAGAATGTGGTTTTAA
- a CDS encoding DUF2231 domain-containing protein: METIAIHPPFTHFAIAFPLMLLIIHLFYMINKKELDSLHLVLTFLSTLAVVVATITGIIAHEPIETKLEEIKAFGYHQKLGLLLALYFVILAIMRIIMTKTKALNLVFTILLIIGVVLLFIQGKLGGSIVYENMITPWLK, from the coding sequence ATGGAGACAATCGCAATACACCCACCATTTACACACTTTGCAATAGCTTTTCCATTAATGCTGTTAATCATTCATCTGTTTTATATGATAAATAAAAAAGAGTTAGACAGTCTGCACTTGGTATTAACATTCTTGTCAACTTTGGCTGTTGTTGTTGCTACCATAACTGGTATTATAGCTCACGAACCAATAGAAACAAAGCTTGAAGAAATTAAGGCTTTTGGCTATCATCAAAAACTTGGCTTACTTCTTGCACTTTATTTTGTTATATTGGCTATCATGAGAATCATAATGACTAAAACAAAAGCACTTAACTTAGTATTTACAATCTTATTGATAATCGGCGTTGTTCTTTTATTTATTCAAGGAAAGCTTGGCGGTTCAATCGTTTACGAAAACATGATTACACCATGGTTAAAGTAG